The Astatotilapia calliptera chromosome 2, fAstCal1.2, whole genome shotgun sequence genome includes a window with the following:
- the uqcrq gene encoding cytochrome b-c1 complex subunit 8 — protein sequence MGRHFGNLAKVRHIITYSLSPFEQRAFPNYFSKGIPNVWRRVTSSFFKVAPPMVLMYLTYSWGNSVHQQGKRKNSADYENDQ from the exons ATGGGACGCCACTTTGGAAACTTGGCCAAGGTCAGGCATATAATCACATACAGTCTGTCCCCTTTTGAGCAGAGGGCTTTCCCCAACTACTTCTCCAAGGGAATCCCAAATGTGTGGAGGAGGGTCACGTCGTCTTTCTTCAAAGTTGCACCCc CAATGGTCCTTATGTATCTGACCTACAGCTGGGGCAACAGCGTCCATCAGCAGGGCAAGAGGAAGAATTCAGCCGACTACGAGAACGATCAATGA
- the gdf9 gene encoding growth/differentiatio isoform X1 — MEKQMLMSAALSRFRTVALLLLVTCSFKLVAPFRPATNAPHTLTDFTYQYDSIFSPLLKALSEHGGSRWNPGLKKKLKPEHRYMKYLTEVYKKSSRVQRSVVGSNIYNTVRLIKPQDECLAQSNKGRAASRCSLPRDARTFAHTLAQLESFMQDLSYSLHQVKRKEQLLNSALLYSLDHESSAPVSSLCYITIEEYERSNQCPLCPGIQRAVNFSASTGRRSWRNWVEIDITSFFLPLLKFPKKNIHLLVNITCPEEQRAKGNGCKGPLEITLRSPPLLLYLNDTSKIAHQWSLESAKASKRPSVAFNNFQKEGALKPERRRGRKRRWKRESPKSKRGDTKLDIQLPELLPSSEFPTRDCALYDFRVRFSQLKLDHWIVFPPKYNPRYCRGICPRITGFIYGSPVHTMVQNLIYEKLDSSVPRPSCVPSHYSPLSVMIFEEDGSYVYKEFEDMVATRCTCR, encoded by the exons atggaaaaacaaatgctGATGTCAGCTGCCCTTAGTCGTTTTCGCACTgtcgctctgctgctgcttgtcACCTGCAGCTTCAAGCTGGTTGCGCCATTCAGGCCTGCCACTAACGCGCCGCACACACTGACCGACTTCACCTACCAGTACGACAGCATCTTCTCCCCGCTGCTGAAAGCTCTGTCGGAGCACGGGGGGTCGAGGTGGAACCCCGGTCTGAAGAAAAAGCTCAAACCCGAGCACAGGTACATGAAATATCTGACAGAGGTTTACAAGAAGTCCTCCAGAGTGCAGAGGAGTGTGGTGGGGAGTAACATCTACAACACTGTCCGACTGATCAAGCCACAGGATGAGTGCCTGgcacaaagtaacaaag GCAGAGCAGCAAGTAGATGTTCGCTGCCAAGAGATGCACGTACATTTGCACACACCCTCGCTCAACTAG AGAGTTTTATGCAGGATTTATCCTACAGCCTCCAtcaagtgaaaagaaaagagcaacTTCTGAACTCGGCCCTGCTGTACAGTTTGGACCATGAAAGTTCAGCACCTGTCAGCTCTCTGTGTTACATCACTATCGAGGAGTATGAGAGGTCGAATCAGTGCCCGCTCTGTCCAGGGATCCAACGTGCAGTGAACTTTTCAGCCAGCACAGGCAGGAGGAGCTGGAGAAACTGGGTGGAGATTGACATCACTTCATTTTTTCTGCCTCTCCTAAAGTTTCCGAAAAAGAACATACACTTGCTTGTCAACATCACCTGCCCAGAGGAACAAAGAGCCAAGGGCAATGGTTGCAAAGGTCCCCTGGAGATCACCTTGAGGTCCCCTCCTCTACTTCTTTACCTCAATGACACCAGTAAAATCGCCCACCAGTGGTCACTAGAGAGTGCTAAAGCAAGTAAAAGGCCATCTGTGGCCTTTAATAATTTTCAGAAGGAGGGGGCTTTAAAACCAGAACGCAGGCGTGGGCGCAAGAGGAGATGGAAGAGGGAATCTCCAAAGAGCAAACGAGGTGATACAAAGTTGGACATCCAGCTGCCTGAGCTTCTCCCAAGTTCCGAATTCCCAACACGTGACTGCGCCTTGTATGATTTCAGGGTGCGCTTCAGTCAGCTCAAACTGGACCACTGGATTGTGTTTCCTCCTAAGTACAATCCCAGGTACTGCAGAGGAATCTGCCCGAGGATCACGGGCTTCATCTACGGGTCACCCGTCCACACCATGGTGCAAAACCTCATCTATGAGAAGCTTGACTCCTCTGTTCCCAGGCCCTCGTGTGTCCCCTCCCACTACAGCCCCCTCAGTGTCATGATCTTTGAAGAGGACGGCTCTTACGTCTACAAGGAGTTTGAAGACATGGTCGCCACCAGGTGTACATGTCGCTAA
- the gdf9 gene encoding growth/differentiatio isoform X2, translating into MEKQMLMSAALSRFRTVALLLLVTCSFKLVAPFRPATNAPHTLTDFTYQYDSIFSPLLKALSEHGGSRWNPGLKKKLKPEHRYMKYLTEVYKKSSRVQRSVVGSNIYNTVRLIKPQDECLAQSNKESFMQDLSYSLHQVKRKEQLLNSALLYSLDHESSAPVSSLCYITIEEYERSNQCPLCPGIQRAVNFSASTGRRSWRNWVEIDITSFFLPLLKFPKKNIHLLVNITCPEEQRAKGNGCKGPLEITLRSPPLLLYLNDTSKIAHQWSLESAKASKRPSVAFNNFQKEGALKPERRRGRKRRWKRESPKSKRGDTKLDIQLPELLPSSEFPTRDCALYDFRVRFSQLKLDHWIVFPPKYNPRYCRGICPRITGFIYGSPVHTMVQNLIYEKLDSSVPRPSCVPSHYSPLSVMIFEEDGSYVYKEFEDMVATRCTCR; encoded by the exons atggaaaaacaaatgctGATGTCAGCTGCCCTTAGTCGTTTTCGCACTgtcgctctgctgctgcttgtcACCTGCAGCTTCAAGCTGGTTGCGCCATTCAGGCCTGCCACTAACGCGCCGCACACACTGACCGACTTCACCTACCAGTACGACAGCATCTTCTCCCCGCTGCTGAAAGCTCTGTCGGAGCACGGGGGGTCGAGGTGGAACCCCGGTCTGAAGAAAAAGCTCAAACCCGAGCACAGGTACATGAAATATCTGACAGAGGTTTACAAGAAGTCCTCCAGAGTGCAGAGGAGTGTGGTGGGGAGTAACATCTACAACACTGTCCGACTGATCAAGCCACAGGATGAGTGCCTGgcacaaagtaacaaag AGAGTTTTATGCAGGATTTATCCTACAGCCTCCAtcaagtgaaaagaaaagagcaacTTCTGAACTCGGCCCTGCTGTACAGTTTGGACCATGAAAGTTCAGCACCTGTCAGCTCTCTGTGTTACATCACTATCGAGGAGTATGAGAGGTCGAATCAGTGCCCGCTCTGTCCAGGGATCCAACGTGCAGTGAACTTTTCAGCCAGCACAGGCAGGAGGAGCTGGAGAAACTGGGTGGAGATTGACATCACTTCATTTTTTCTGCCTCTCCTAAAGTTTCCGAAAAAGAACATACACTTGCTTGTCAACATCACCTGCCCAGAGGAACAAAGAGCCAAGGGCAATGGTTGCAAAGGTCCCCTGGAGATCACCTTGAGGTCCCCTCCTCTACTTCTTTACCTCAATGACACCAGTAAAATCGCCCACCAGTGGTCACTAGAGAGTGCTAAAGCAAGTAAAAGGCCATCTGTGGCCTTTAATAATTTTCAGAAGGAGGGGGCTTTAAAACCAGAACGCAGGCGTGGGCGCAAGAGGAGATGGAAGAGGGAATCTCCAAAGAGCAAACGAGGTGATACAAAGTTGGACATCCAGCTGCCTGAGCTTCTCCCAAGTTCCGAATTCCCAACACGTGACTGCGCCTTGTATGATTTCAGGGTGCGCTTCAGTCAGCTCAAACTGGACCACTGGATTGTGTTTCCTCCTAAGTACAATCCCAGGTACTGCAGAGGAATCTGCCCGAGGATCACGGGCTTCATCTACGGGTCACCCGTCCACACCATGGTGCAAAACCTCATCTATGAGAAGCTTGACTCCTCTGTTCCCAGGCCCTCGTGTGTCCCCTCCCACTACAGCCCCCTCAGTGTCATGATCTTTGAAGAGGACGGCTCTTACGTCTACAAGGAGTTTGAAGACATGGTCGCCACCAGGTGTACATGTCGCTAA
- the sowahab gene encoding ankyrin repeat domain-containing protein SOWAHB, which produces MDLTQESILSFLLEHGGKVKNSELLNYFRLRINCSDPAEKQHNRELFKKLVNSVAVVKQIDEVKFVVVKKRYQDFIKEAAQDVSQKLQMDESFSSQNTSFSCTSPDRAEPARTDSDIENNNVGDASNFNPSSNTDVKHMSLWEMQKKNVLSGNVSIEDTTTVKILNISGDQASRAGKSGAVFAVIAVKSPGRDCAAAALDGSHSRVHQQITLDKPINSSAKVSTRPAPTSNANFSACKGISREIQSKMVTHTDDTHPRVLPEVRAPNKTTRQADDAKYSESVPLERLAHEWLVKCAAGMWGHIYALLLQDTGLAQRKDFMSGFTALHWAAKDGSSEMIRKLMDIPRKRGIHVNVNTKAHGGYTPLHIAAIHGHTEVMVLLVQRYRANVNERDNDGKKAFYYLGKGAPAEVRALLGMKQNLKAEDIEKYREQTKGFNTISKLFQPHGKKQKTKFAHDW; this is translated from the coding sequence ATGGATCTGACCCAAGAGTCCATTTTGTCCTTTTTACTAGAGCACGGAGGCAAAGTAAAGAACTCGGAACTGCTAAACTATTTCAGACTCCGCATCAACTGCAGCGATCCCGCGGAAAAGCAGCACAATAGAGAGCTTTTCAAGAAGCTGGTGAACAGCGTCGCTGTGGTCAAACAGATCGACGAGGTGAAGTTTGTGGTGGTGAAGAAAAGGTACCAGGACTTTATTAAAGAGGCGGCACAGGATGTGTCGCAGAAACTGCAGATGGATGAGAGCTTCTCCAGCCAAAACACGAGTTTTTCCTGCACATCTCCAGACCGAGCCGAGCCAGCCAGGACTGACTCAGATATAGAAAACAATAATGTAGGCGACGCCTCAAACTTTAATCCCAGTTCTAACACCGATGTAAAACACATGTCCCTGTGggaaatgcagaaaaagaaTGTGTTATCTGGAAACGTGAGTATCGAGGATACGACCACTGTTAAGATCCTGAATATCTCCGGAGATCAGGCGAGCAGAGCGGGGAAATCTGGAGCTGTGTTCGCTGTCATAGCTGTGAAATCTCCAGGGAGAgactgtgcagcagcagcactggacGGATCACACTCCCGAGTGCATCAGCAGATAACTTTAGACAAACCAATTAATTCGAGTGCAAAAGTTTCTACACGACCAGCACCAACTTCAAACGCAAACTTTTCCGCTTGCAAGGGTATATCCAGAGAAATCCAAAGTAAGAtggtcacacacacagatgacacACACCCACGAGTTTTACCAGAGGTGAGGGCGCCAAACAAGACCACAAGACAAGCAGATGATGCCAAGTACTCAGAGTCTGTGCCTTTGGAGCGACTGGCTCATGAGTGGTTGGTGAAGTGTGCAGCTGGGATGTGGGGACATATATatgctctgctgctgcaggacaCTGGTTTAGCCCAGAGGAAAGACTTCATGTCAGGGTTCACAGCACTTCACTGGGCTGCTAAGGACGGCAGCAGCGAAATGATACGCAAACTCATGGACATCCCCAGGAAACGTGGCATCCATGTAAACGTCAACACCAAAGCACATGGAGGCTACACGCCTTTGCACATCGCTGCCATACATGGGCACACTGAGGTCATGGTTCTGCTTGTGCAAAGATACAGAGCCAATGTAAACGAAAGAGACAATGATGGCAAAAAGGCCTTTTACTACCTGGGCAAAGGTGCTCCGGCTGAGGTCAGAGCACTTCTGGGAATGAAGCAGAATTTGAAAGCAGAAGATATAGAGAAGTACAGAGAGCAGACGAAAGGCTTCAACACAATCAGTAAACTGTTTCAGCCTCATGGGAAGAAACAAAAGACTAAGTTTGCTCATGACTGGTAA